A single window of Chloracidobacterium sp. DNA harbors:
- a CDS encoding VOC family protein produces MKSHFILYVSDQRASAAFYEAVLDVRPVLDVPGMTEFRLGDESVLGLMPVESASRLLGRPIGKTAEPRAEIYLIVDDPATYHKRALAAGAEEISPLSRRDWGHDAAYSLDPDGHVLAFAKETRN; encoded by the coding sequence ATTAAGAGCCACTTTATTCTCTATGTTTCGGACCAGCGGGCAAGTGCTGCGTTTTACGAAGCGGTTTTGGACGTACGGCCTGTTCTTGACGTGCCTGGAATGACCGAATTTCGTCTCGGCGATGAGTCGGTTCTGGGTTTGATGCCCGTAGAGAGTGCATCGCGTCTCTTGGGGCGTCCAATAGGGAAAACTGCGGAGCCTCGGGCTGAGATCTATCTGATCGTGGATGACCCCGCCACTTATCACAAAAGAGCATTGGCCGCCGGTGCCGAAGAGATCAGCCCTTTGTCACGGCGCGATTGGGGGCACGACGCAGCGTACTCCCTCGATCCGGACGGTCACGTGCTTGCGTTCGCCAAGGAAACCCGCAATTAG
- a CDS encoding tetratricopeptide repeat protein, with the protein MSNRIEVFKEMLANDPENTMVMFGLAKEYEKLGQHEDVIELLETYIARSDDEGNAYGVLANAYVLSGDRELAIETYKKGIDASMAHGHPSMANEYRMTLDLDFSDE; encoded by the coding sequence ATGTCTAACCGAATCGAAGTCTTTAAGGAAATGCTCGCCAACGACCCTGAGAACACGATGGTAATGTTTGGCTTAGCCAAGGAATATGAAAAGCTCGGGCAGCACGAGGATGTCATCGAACTGCTCGAGACCTATATTGCTCGTTCTGATGACGAGGGTAACGCCTACGGCGTGCTCGCAAATGCTTACGTTTTGTCGGGTGATCGCGAATTGGCCATTGAAACCTACAAAAAAGGGATCGACGCATCAATGGCCCACGGCCATCCGTCGATGGCCAATGAGTATCGGATGACCTTGGATCTTGATTTTTCCGACGAATGA
- a CDS encoding lipid-binding SYLF domain-containing protein: MRSRFIALVLIMAGIAAFGSEIFAQKKGKELKAAEERVDKASAVVRDVMRINEKAIPRDLLAKAKAIVVFPGALKFGFILGGQGGEGVVIRRLANGWSAPAFMNMAGGSIGAQIGGQKTDYVLLIMNEKGLKGLLEDKFEIGGEGSVSAGPVGRTAAASTNVTLDAEILSYSRSRGLFAGVALKGVVIKQDESINQAIYQKSAKEILGGTGMEWSSAPVSLQEFSKLVATYAK, encoded by the coding sequence ATGAGATCCAGATTTATTGCGTTGGTATTGATCATGGCCGGTATCGCGGCATTTGGTTCGGAGATTTTTGCTCAGAAAAAGGGAAAAGAGTTGAAGGCGGCCGAGGAACGTGTCGATAAGGCATCGGCAGTTGTCAGAGATGTGATGCGGATCAACGAAAAGGCGATCCCGCGCGACCTGTTGGCAAAGGCAAAGGCGATCGTTGTTTTTCCGGGAGCGTTAAAGTTCGGATTTATTCTCGGTGGCCAGGGCGGTGAGGGTGTTGTCATTCGACGGTTGGCGAACGGCTGGAGCGCACCGGCATTTATGAATATGGCCGGCGGTAGCATCGGAGCGCAGATCGGCGGGCAAAAAACCGACTACGTTTTACTGATAATGAATGAAAAGGGTCTCAAGGGCCTGCTTGAAGACAAATTTGAGATCGGCGGCGAAGGCAGCGTCTCGGCCGGCCCCGTCGGACGTACGGCCGCGGCTTCGACCAACGTGACGTTAGACGCCGAGATATTGTCGTATTCACGAAGCCGTGGACTCTTTGCCGGCGTCGCGTTAAAGGGCGTTGTGATAAAACAGGACGAGAGCATCAATCAGGCGATCTATCAAAAATCGGCTAAGGAGATACTCGGCGGTACTGGCATGGAGTGGTCATCGGCCCCTGTTTCGCTGCAAGAGTTCTCTAAATTAGTGGCGACCTATGCTAAATGA
- a CDS encoding radical SAM protein: MRQITNPPNPYSQYSSEYVGEPPPTKLEVFEETATKKVITKAFSSDSDGGWRYTVNCYRGCVHGCTYCFARQYHEYLGYGAGTDFETKIVVKPNAPQLLRQELKKCRDKMPHLDFSFATDPYLPLEANYELTRRCLEVCVDFRVPVTVITKAPLVTRDIDLLKKLEKVSVFFSMPFLTKERSNPFEPYTPVPEARFRAMREIADAGIEVGIGIAPVIPGYNESDIPGLLERAKECGAKRAFMSMLHLDTDSIEAYFVQKMHDRLPPTRVTKIINTMKRERGGTLRHATYKDRMTGKTEQWEVTKKLFAFHAKRLGFRRHEKPAEPDRVAAPFQPKLF; the protein is encoded by the coding sequence GTGCGACAGATCACAAATCCCCCGAATCCCTATTCTCAATACTCATCCGAATACGTTGGTGAACCGCCGCCGACCAAGCTAGAGGTGTTTGAGGAAACTGCCACAAAAAAAGTTATAACGAAAGCGTTTTCGTCCGACTCGGATGGCGGCTGGCGCTACACGGTCAATTGCTATCGCGGTTGCGTTCACGGGTGTACTTACTGTTTTGCACGGCAATATCACGAATACCTCGGCTACGGTGCCGGAACTGATTTTGAGACCAAGATCGTCGTCAAACCCAACGCCCCGCAGTTGCTGAGACAGGAGTTAAAGAAATGCCGGGACAAGATGCCGCACCTCGATTTCTCATTCGCTACGGATCCGTACCTGCCTCTGGAGGCGAACTACGAACTGACGCGCAGATGTCTCGAGGTCTGCGTTGATTTTCGCGTGCCGGTCACCGTAATTACAAAAGCGCCACTTGTGACTCGCGATATCGACCTTTTGAAAAAACTCGAAAAGGTTTCGGTTTTCTTTTCAATGCCGTTTCTTACAAAAGAGAGGTCAAACCCGTTTGAGCCGTACACGCCGGTTCCCGAGGCGCGCTTTCGTGCAATGCGCGAGATCGCCGATGCCGGTATCGAGGTCGGCATCGGCATCGCGCCCGTAATTCCCGGCTATAATGAATCGGATATTCCCGGCCTGCTCGAACGCGCCAAGGAGTGCGGTGCAAAACGGGCATTTATGTCGATGCTGCACCTCGATACCGATTCGATCGAGGCGTATTTTGTCCAAAAAATGCACGACCGTCTGCCGCCGACCCGTGTGACTAAGATCATTAATACGATGAAACGCGAACGCGGCGGCACACTCCGCCACGCGACCTACAAAGACCGTATGACCGGCAAGACCGAGCAATGGGAAGTGACGAAAAAGCTTTTCGCTTTTCACGCAAAGCGCCTCGGATTTCGCCGGCACGAAAAGCCCGCCGAGCCCGATCGGGTCGCCGCCCCTTTCCAACCTAAGCTTTTCTAG
- a CDS encoding GNAT family N-acetyltransferase, giving the protein MEDDLIRIREATIADAKLLTDLSYTTFWDAFAHHPKNAPDDLNHYMRQAFNVDQITAELAEANSIFLIAEVDGKAAGYAKLILDSTEHGITAIRPIELSRLYSHQEYIGKGVGQNLMDACFEFAIENAHDVMWLGVWEYNPRAQRFYEKNGFRQVGRHVFQLGNDPQTDLLMQRAI; this is encoded by the coding sequence ATGGAAGATGATTTGATCCGTATACGCGAGGCAACGATAGCTGATGCGAAACTGCTCACCGATCTCTCGTACACCACTTTCTGGGATGCGTTCGCCCATCACCCTAAGAATGCGCCGGACGATCTCAACCACTATATGCGGCAGGCGTTCAATGTCGATCAGATCACGGCTGAGTTGGCAGAGGCAAATTCGATCTTTCTAATAGCAGAGGTCGATGGCAAGGCTGCCGGCTATGCCAAATTGATCCTCGACAGCACCGAACACGGCATCACAGCGATACGCCCTATCGAGCTTTCGCGGCTATATTCACATCAGGAGTACATTGGCAAAGGCGTCGGGCAAAATCTGATGGACGCCTGCTTTGAGTTTGCGATCGAAAATGCCCACGACGTTATGTGGCTCGGCGTCTGGGAGTATAATCCGCGTGCGCAAAGGTTTTACGAAAAGAACGGTTTCCGCCAGGTCGGCCGCCACGTCTTCCAACTCGGAAACGACCCGCAGACCGATCTGCTGATGCAACGGGCGATCTGA
- a CDS encoding glycosyltransferase family 1 protein, protein MIALAIELEKRGHRTTIVTTEFYREKIEAIGLDFKPMRPNMSPDDPELMRHVMDLKKGPEFIIRELFMPRLREMYDDLSDIASEADFIISGELVFATKVLAEQKGLKWAMAVLQPSAFFSAYDPSVLAPLPWTKYLRNAPTIFHQALLGIGKRMSKSWTKPLADLRRELGLTELDELLFHDKFSPHLNLAMFSQIIASPQPDWPENTVQTGFVFYDKQDHSAEIPAALAKFLDAGDPPLIFTLGSAAVRTAGMFYEESIRAVKKLNKRAILLVGQNELRQDLPDNIAVFDYIPFSEVLSRAACVIHQGGVGTTAQVLRAGVPQLVMPYSFDQPDNGARVERLGVGRTISRDKYNAASAVVLLNDLLGDPAYLQKARAISKIVVDENGIKDSCDAIEDLL, encoded by the coding sequence ATGATCGCCCTTGCTATTGAACTTGAAAAACGCGGGCATCGGACGACGATCGTCACCACCGAATTCTATCGTGAAAAGATCGAGGCTATAGGGCTCGACTTCAAGCCAATGCGGCCAAATATGTCGCCGGATGATCCGGAACTTATGCGGCACGTTATGGATCTTAAAAAGGGGCCGGAGTTTATTATCCGTGAGCTTTTTATGCCCCGTTTGCGTGAAATGTATGATGATCTTTCGGACATTGCATCGGAGGCGGATTTCATCATTTCGGGTGAACTCGTGTTCGCAACCAAGGTTCTCGCCGAACAGAAAGGCCTTAAATGGGCGATGGCAGTTTTACAGCCCTCGGCATTTTTTTCGGCCTATGATCCGTCCGTTCTTGCACCGTTGCCGTGGACGAAATACCTGCGCAACGCTCCGACGATCTTTCATCAGGCTTTGTTAGGGATCGGAAAGCGGATGAGCAAGAGCTGGACCAAGCCATTGGCCGATCTTCGCCGCGAACTCGGCCTCACCGAACTAGATGAACTGCTGTTCCACGACAAATTTTCGCCTCATCTGAATCTCGCGATGTTTTCTCAGATCATCGCCTCCCCACAACCCGATTGGCCGGAAAATACTGTACAAACAGGATTTGTCTTCTATGATAAACAAGATCATAGCGCGGAAATTCCAGCGGCTCTTGCAAAATTTCTTGACGCGGGCGACCCCCCGTTAATTTTCACGCTAGGATCGGCCGCCGTTCGAACCGCCGGAATGTTCTATGAAGAGAGCATTAGAGCGGTGAAAAAGCTGAATAAACGTGCGATCTTGCTGGTCGGCCAGAATGAGCTAAGACAGGATCTACCGGATAACATTGCGGTCTTTGACTATATTCCGTTTTCCGAAGTTTTATCTCGAGCGGCCTGCGTCATTCACCAGGGCGGGGTCGGAACGACCGCACAGGTTTTGCGGGCCGGCGTTCCGCAACTTGTAATGCCATACAGTTTTGACCAACCGGACAACGGAGCAAGGGTCGAACGGCTTGGCGTCGGGCGGACGATATCGAGAGATAAATACAACGCAGCATCTGCGGTCGTTCTATTAAATGATCTACTTGGTGATCCGGCCTATTTGCAGAAAGCTCGGGCGATCTCGAAAATTGTTGTAGATGAGAACGGCATAAAAGATAGCTGCGACGCAATCGAGGACCTATTATAG
- a CDS encoding acyl-CoA dehydrogenase has product MSTATGTALSNAGLTVLSEEEELFRSSVREFAEGEVRPRVEHMEQAAKLDPELIKQCFELGLMAIESPEEYGGAGSTIFNAILAIEELARVDASVSVFVDVHNTLVTNAFMRWGSDELKKKYMPQLAEGRVGAYALSEAGSGSDAFALTTRAVDKGDYWELTGQKLWITNGNEAEIFVTFATIDPAAGYRGITAFIIEKQFEGFTVGKKEDKLGIRASSTTELILDNCKVPKENVLGEVGKGYKVSIETLNEGRIGIGAQMLGIAQGAYEAALKYTAEREQFGQSINNFQAVQFQLAEMAVEIEATRLLVYNAARLKDAGKPFLKEAAMAKLYSSRCAEAVASKAIELFGGYGYVKDYPVEKFWRDSKIGAIYEGTSNMQLQTIAKLIMSGK; this is encoded by the coding sequence ATGAGTACTGCAACTGGAACCGCCTTATCAAATGCCGGCCTGACTGTTTTATCCGAAGAAGAGGAACTGTTCCGGTCTTCGGTTCGCGAATTTGCCGAGGGTGAAGTACGGCCGCGAGTCGAACATATGGAGCAAGCTGCAAAGCTCGACCCCGAACTTATCAAGCAATGTTTCGAACTCGGCCTGATGGCTATCGAATCGCCTGAGGAATACGGCGGTGCCGGTTCGACGATCTTTAACGCGATCCTCGCCATCGAGGAACTCGCGCGTGTTGATGCCAGTGTGTCGGTGTTTGTCGATGTTCATAACACGCTCGTCACCAATGCTTTTATGCGTTGGGGCAGCGACGAACTCAAAAAGAAATATATGCCTCAGCTCGCCGAAGGCAGGGTCGGGGCGTACGCACTCAGTGAAGCCGGTTCGGGCTCGGACGCGTTTGCTCTCACGACCCGAGCGGTCGACAAGGGCGACTATTGGGAATTAACCGGCCAAAAACTCTGGATCACCAACGGCAACGAAGCCGAGATCTTTGTGACCTTTGCCACTATCGATCCGGCCGCCGGATACCGTGGAATTACCGCATTCATCATCGAAAAGCAGTTCGAGGGTTTTACCGTCGGCAAGAAAGAAGACAAACTCGGCATCAGGGCCTCAAGCACCACCGAACTGATCCTCGACAACTGTAAAGTGCCGAAAGAGAACGTGCTTGGCGAGGTCGGCAAGGGCTACAAGGTCTCGATCGAAACTCTCAACGAGGGCCGCATCGGAATCGGTGCCCAGATGCTCGGCATCGCTCAGGGGGCGTACGAGGCAGCTCTCAAATACACCGCCGAACGAGAGCAGTTCGGACAGTCGATCAATAATTTTCAGGCCGTCCAGTTTCAGCTTGCCGAAATGGCGGTCGAGATCGAAGCCACACGGCTTCTGGTTTACAATGCCGCCCGCCTAAAAGACGCCGGAAAGCCTTTTCTCAAGGAAGCGGCAATGGCCAAGCTCTACTCGTCGCGCTGTGCCGAGGCGGTGGCGTCCAAGGCCATCGAGCTCTTCGGCGGCTACGGCTACGTCAAAGATTATCCGGTCGAAAAATTCTGGCGCGACTCAAAGATCGGAGCGATCTATGAGGGCACGTCAAATATGCAGCTGCAGACAATCGCAAAGCTGATAATGAGCGGAAAATAG
- a CDS encoding flippase-like domain-containing protein: MNPEQDAEDHGPPPTKKSNGNLGRLKLAGAILTVLGIALFAYFIYSVGFSELIGGISRFGTVGFAIILVIFFLRMATRASAWSLSVYEPYKLSFRDTMPAVVIGEAMSSLIPLGIVVSGTSKALAVRHRVPLVVGLSSVATENLFYSLLTSIFLIVGSITILRSFTLDESWVVTIDIAIGLIIAVLIFLFLLVIRQWHIASELCEKLYQRGFARGILEHGRLQVRLFENMIFGFYRRYPKRFLPICLLEALYHALGVIEVWYILSRLSDAFPTFLTAFSLETVSRLITIIFKLIPMAIGVDEAGAQFIGETVALAAGVAVTVTVIRKGRTLFWTVIGLILTLKRGFSFRDLFNFRGH; the protein is encoded by the coding sequence GTGAACCCTGAACAAGACGCCGAAGATCACGGCCCACCACCAACTAAAAAGTCCAATGGCAATCTCGGCCGACTCAAACTCGCGGGCGCGATCCTGACCGTGTTGGGAATCGCTCTGTTTGCGTATTTTATATACTCGGTCGGGTTTAGCGAATTGATCGGCGGCATTTCGCGGTTCGGGACAGTCGGTTTCGCCATAATTCTGGTGATCTTTTTTCTGCGGATGGCAACGAGGGCAAGTGCGTGGTCACTGTCTGTTTACGAGCCATATAAGCTCAGCTTTCGCGACACAATGCCGGCGGTCGTGATCGGCGAGGCGATGAGCAGTCTCATTCCGCTCGGAATTGTTGTAAGCGGTACGTCAAAGGCACTTGCCGTCAGGCACCGCGTCCCGCTTGTCGTCGGGCTCTCGTCAGTTGCGACGGAAAACCTTTTCTATAGTCTGCTGACCAGTATTTTCCTGATCGTCGGATCGATCACGATCCTGCGCAGTTTCACGCTTGATGAAAGTTGGGTCGTGACGATCGATATTGCGATCGGCCTGATAATTGCGGTCCTGATCTTTCTGTTTCTGCTAGTGATCCGACAATGGCACATCGCCAGTGAACTCTGCGAAAAGTTGTATCAACGCGGATTTGCACGCGGGATCCTGGAACACGGCCGGCTTCAGGTTCGCCTTTTCGAGAATATGATATTCGGCTTTTATCGACGCTATCCTAAGCGTTTCCTGCCGATCTGTCTGCTCGAAGCGTTGTACCACGCACTAGGTGTGATCGAGGTTTGGTACATACTTAGCCGGCTTTCCGACGCATTCCCGACCTTTCTGACGGCATTTTCGCTTGAGACTGTAAGTCGTCTGATCACGATCATCTTCAAATTGATACCGATGGCGATCGGGGTCGATGAGGCCGGTGCTCAGTTTATAGGTGAGACCGTCGCTTTGGCCGCAGGTGTCGCCGTGACGGTCACTGTGATCCGAAAGGGCCGGACGCTTTTCTGGACCGTTATCGGACTGATATTGACCTTAAAACGCGGCTTTTCGTTTCGCGATCTCTTCAACTTTCGGGGCCATTAG
- a CDS encoding SLC13 family permease, whose amino-acid sequence MSPIAITLILLLVAIVLFASEKLPVDVIGILLVMGLILTRVLTVHEAVAGFGNDIIITIGGLFILVGGLIKTGMVDMLGRRMHKMAGDSEFILTALIMLAAAIGASVLKNTTTTAMFLPVVVGLAAKAKIPPSKLLMPLAFGAILGGSCTLIGTSTNLAVSGAIQRYGQAPFSMFELAPVGIITFSVGMIYMLLIGRRMLPSRGGEESFTEQYNIRDYISELIVLPDSPLVGKTLDEAGINTELQLTILGIVRDGERISAPGSSERIQRRDSLIVEGKVSDILRVKEAVGLEIKPDILLNDVDLESEDVELFELLVMRDSRLVGQSLKGLRFRQTYDLTVLAVNRHGETFVNKLSDVRFIFGDVLLVQGKRDGIEPLVDDREVLLLDDVSDATVRVEKRKWAMAAFGLFLALSLTKVTIGFDVPLAVCVLAGVMVLLATKTVRYSEMYSLIDFRLLVLIACMMSFGVAMENTKADIYLASLINEHFAQYGSNAVLAGFFILTVALTQPMSNQAAALVVLPVAVKAAIALGVNPRTFIVAVTYAASFSFITPLEPACVLVYTPGRYRFMDFVKVGTILTIIVFFVSIVMVPIFWPL is encoded by the coding sequence ATGTCGCCAATCGCTATAACCCTCATTCTCCTTTTAGTAGCGATCGTTTTATTCGCTAGCGAGAAACTGCCCGTTGATGTCATCGGTATTTTGCTGGTGATGGGTCTGATACTGACCCGCGTTCTGACGGTGCACGAGGCGGTGGCCGGATTTGGCAACGACATAATAATTACGATCGGCGGACTTTTTATATTGGTCGGGGGACTGATCAAAACCGGGATGGTCGATATGCTCGGCCGCCGAATGCATAAGATGGCAGGCGATAGTGAGTTTATCCTCACAGCCCTGATAATGCTCGCCGCGGCGATCGGAGCTTCGGTTCTCAAGAATACGACCACCACAGCGATGTTTCTACCGGTCGTGGTCGGACTCGCCGCCAAAGCCAAGATCCCGCCGTCAAAATTGCTTATGCCGCTTGCCTTCGGGGCTATCCTCGGCGGCAGCTGCACACTCATAGGCACATCGACCAATCTTGCGGTCAGCGGCGCGATCCAGCGTTATGGCCAAGCACCATTCTCGATGTTTGAGCTTGCGCCGGTCGGAATCATTACCTTTTCGGTCGGGATGATATATATGCTCCTGATCGGCCGGCGGATGTTGCCGAGCCGCGGCGGCGAAGAGTCATTTACCGAGCAATACAATATCCGAGATTATATCTCCGAACTGATAGTCCTGCCCGATTCGCCGCTTGTCGGTAAAACTCTGGACGAGGCCGGCATCAATACCGAACTCCAGCTCACGATCCTCGGCATCGTTCGTGACGGTGAGCGCATATCGGCTCCGGGGTCGAGCGAGCGTATCCAGCGGCGCGATTCACTGATCGTTGAGGGTAAGGTCAGCGATATTCTGCGCGTAAAAGAGGCGGTCGGACTCGAGATCAAGCCCGATATCTTGCTTAACGACGTCGATCTTGAGAGTGAGGATGTCGAACTTTTCGAACTCTTGGTGATGCGTGATTCGCGACTGGTCGGCCAGTCGCTCAAGGGCCTCAGATTTCGACAAACCTACGATCTGACCGTATTGGCGGTCAACCGTCACGGTGAGACATTCGTCAACAAATTAAGTGACGTACGGTTCATATTCGGTGACGTTCTGCTTGTTCAGGGCAAGCGGGACGGGATCGAACCACTCGTAGACGATCGCGAGGTGCTTTTGCTTGACGATGTTTCGGACGCCACCGTCCGCGTCGAAAAGCGTAAATGGGCGATGGCCGCATTTGGCCTGTTCCTCGCACTTTCGCTGACAAAGGTCACGATCGGATTTGATGTGCCGCTTGCGGTATGTGTACTCGCCGGCGTTATGGTCTTGCTTGCGACCAAAACAGTTCGTTACAGCGAGATGTATTCGCTGATAGATTTTCGTCTGTTGGTTTTGATCGCCTGTATGATGAGTTTTGGCGTCGCAATGGAAAACACCAAGGCGGATATTTATTTGGCGTCGCTCATCAATGAACATTTTGCGCAATATGGAAGTAATGCGGTGCTGGCGGGCTTCTTCATTCTGACTGTGGCACTCACTCAACCGATGTCAAATCAGGCTGCCGCTCTCGTCGTGCTGCCGGTGGCGGTCAAGGCGGCCATCGCTCTCGGTGTCAATCCACGCACATTTATAGTGGCGGTAACGTACGCTGCATCATTCTCGTTTATCACGCCGCTCGAACCCGCGTGTGTGCTGGTTTACACGCCGGGACGGTATCGTTTTATGGATTTTGTGAAGGTCGGCACGATCCTTACTATCATCGTCTTTTTTGTATCGATAGTTATGGTGCCGATCTTTTGGCCGCTCTAA
- a CDS encoding VCBS repeat-containing protein: MMKRHYLKTIVSGFVLLSLATIASATPIFRTANGANAAAIQATVDQFRVDLGGVLNPNTASTFATGRREINWDGVPDAFAAPNFFPANFFNSNSPRGVIFGSPASNVGNDTSNFIVSASTASGTAVRFGNINASYSSIFQTFSSERLFAVRSTTANSNVLSIQFFIPGTGIPAGVSGFGAVFCDVDNNTNAIMRVYGTDGRLLTTPLSIAAANNGLSFVGVSFNAGEKIARVEILSGNAPLLAGNVDGTGGVDVIAMDDFIYGEPHATQFHSGDFDGDGFSDSAVFRPSSGTWFRLNSGSNTFEQENWGLNGDIPIDGDFDGDSKADLAIYRPSTGVWFFKRSSNGTTLGATFGSPGDKPVVSDYDKDGISDIAIWRPSNGNFFVLRSSTNFSTFFAYPFGANGDIPVQGGAQ, encoded by the coding sequence ATGATGAAAAGACATTACCTTAAAACCATAGTTAGCGGTTTCGTGCTACTTTCACTGGCAACCATTGCATCGGCTACGCCAATATTTCGCACTGCAAATGGAGCGAACGCGGCCGCGATCCAGGCAACGGTTGATCAGTTTCGCGTCGATCTCGGCGGGGTTCTAAATCCAAACACCGCTTCGACCTTCGCGACCGGCAGGCGTGAGATAAATTGGGACGGCGTGCCGGATGCATTCGCTGCCCCAAACTTTTTCCCGGCCAATTTCTTTAATTCAAACAGTCCGCGCGGCGTGATCTTCGGGTCGCCTGCGTCGAACGTCGGTAACGATACCTCTAACTTTATAGTCAGTGCTAGTACCGCGTCGGGGACTGCGGTCCGCTTTGGCAATATCAACGCTAGTTACTCATCGATCTTTCAGACGTTTAGCTCAGAAAGGCTGTTTGCCGTCAGAAGCACTACGGCCAATTCAAACGTGCTGTCGATCCAATTTTTTATTCCCGGTACCGGCATTCCGGCCGGAGTCAGCGGATTTGGCGCCGTCTTCTGCGACGTTGACAATAATACCAATGCGATAATGCGCGTTTACGGTACGGACGGACGTCTGCTAACAACCCCGTTGTCCATAGCGGCAGCGAATAACGGGTTGTCATTTGTTGGCGTTTCATTTAATGCCGGAGAAAAGATCGCCCGTGTAGAAATATTGTCGGGCAACGCTCCACTCCTAGCAGGCAACGTCGATGGAACCGGCGGAGTTGACGTGATCGCAATGGACGATTTTATCTACGGCGAACCACACGCTACGCAATTCCACAGCGGCGATTTTGACGGTGACGGTTTCTCTGATTCCGCTGTTTTCCGACCAAGCTCCGGTACGTGGTTTCGACTGAATTCGGGAAGCAACACCTTCGAACAGGAGAATTGGGGACTTAACGGCGACATACCTATCGACGGTGATTTCGACGGCGACAGCAAGGCTGACTTGGCGATCTACAGGCCATCGACCGGCGTTTGGTTCTTCAAACGCAGTTCGAACGGCACAACCCTCGGGGCTACGTTCGGATCGCCGGGCGATAAGCCCGTGGTTTCTGACTACGACAAGGATGGCATCAGTGACATCGCGATCTGGCGTCCGTCAAACGGTAATTTCTTTGTTCTTCGAAGCAGCACCAACTTCTCAACATTCTTTGCATACCCGTTCGGTGCAAACGGCGATATCCCTGTCCAGGGCGGTGCTCAATAG